One window of the Chitinophaga niabensis genome contains the following:
- a CDS encoding TonB-dependent receptor domain-containing protein has product MKKLYAVFIALMVMQLNVAAQAPQNGGRPGAGGASRPGTGAGQRPGGAGGPGGGAMPQIGQIYGKLVDAQTKQSVEYASVALLRAKDSSLVTGMLSKGNGDFNLENLPFGAFLVRINFMGYKTIFKKVTVTPQTMSQDLGNIKLEANAKSLEEVNVTGQRSAFQMSIDKKVFNVDRNLTSVGGTAADVLKSVPSVNVDIDGNVKVRNSSPNIFVDGKPSTLSIDQIPADAIESVELITNPSAKYDAEGMSGIINIVLKKNKKAGYNGMVMAGIGNNDKYNLGGNVNVRQGKWNVSANYNFNANRNWGNGTTDRTNFAVAGSPDQNYINQNSDSRQGGQFQFGRFGVDYFLDNRNTLSLSQNIVGGSFKNRETLASVYSDANKVITNRNNRYTDSKFGFNNYTTTLGFKHLFAEPNRELTADVSLNLSNNNRGGGFITQPLNLSGEPVGNRFAQTNNSDGKTNFYSFQADYVDPVGKTGKFETGIKGTMRYYSSVYDVFDANNGNPVRIDSISNDYKYDEQIYAAYANYSNTIQNFGYQVGLRAEQYVYAGEIPSKSLKYKPTKPVPGLFPSVYLSYKLKKEQEVQLNYSRRVNRPNFFQLIPYRDFTDPLNHREGNPDLKPEYTNSLEFSYMKTWKKHNFLGSLYYRNTNNLISTINEPITPGNDTLLTTFVNANKNFSYGAELTMKNEIITGWSVTTNVNLYQTELQVRNAKENYTNRGFSWLAKINSETKLPANFTFQVTANYQAPTITVPSGGGGGGRGGGGGGGGFMMIPTSAQGMIKGLSAVDLAVRKDFLKNKAASLTLSLSDVFNTRQFEMDQESPYFSQNFIRKRESRILKLNFSYRFGKFDATLFKRKNNKTSADGMQMDTGGGF; this is encoded by the coding sequence ATGAAAAAATTATACGCAGTGTTCATTGCATTGATGGTAATGCAACTGAATGTGGCTGCCCAGGCCCCACAAAATGGAGGAAGACCGGGTGCAGGCGGCGCAAGCCGTCCCGGAACGGGAGCGGGCCAACGCCCGGGTGGCGCCGGTGGCCCCGGAGGCGGAGCAATGCCGCAGATAGGCCAGATCTATGGCAAACTTGTAGACGCTCAAACTAAACAATCTGTTGAATACGCATCTGTTGCACTCCTTCGTGCGAAAGATTCCAGCCTGGTAACAGGTATGCTCAGTAAAGGAAACGGCGATTTCAACCTGGAAAATCTGCCCTTCGGCGCTTTCCTGGTCCGTATCAACTTTATGGGTTATAAAACCATCTTCAAAAAGGTGACCGTTACGCCGCAAACCATGTCGCAGGACCTGGGTAATATCAAACTGGAAGCCAATGCCAAATCATTGGAAGAAGTGAATGTTACCGGCCAGCGCAGCGCTTTCCAGATGAGCATTGATAAAAAGGTGTTCAATGTGGACCGTAACCTAACCAGCGTAGGCGGTACTGCCGCAGATGTGCTGAAAAGTGTTCCTTCAGTGAACGTGGACATTGATGGTAATGTGAAAGTGCGGAACTCCTCCCCTAATATTTTTGTGGACGGAAAACCCAGCACGCTCTCCATTGATCAGATCCCTGCAGACGCTATTGAAAGCGTAGAACTTATTACCAATCCTTCCGCCAAATACGATGCCGAGGGCATGAGCGGCATCATTAACATTGTACTGAAAAAGAACAAAAAAGCCGGCTATAACGGTATGGTGATGGCCGGAATTGGCAACAACGACAAATACAACCTGGGTGGTAATGTGAACGTGCGCCAGGGTAAATGGAATGTGTCTGCCAATTACAACTTTAACGCTAACAGGAACTGGGGCAACGGAACCACAGACCGTACCAATTTTGCTGTGGCCGGTTCCCCGGATCAGAATTACATTAACCAGAACAGCGACAGCCGTCAGGGCGGGCAGTTCCAGTTCGGCCGTTTTGGGGTGGATTATTTCCTGGACAACCGCAACACCCTCTCCCTGTCCCAGAACATCGTAGGAGGTAGTTTCAAGAACAGGGAAACACTGGCCAGTGTATACAGTGATGCCAACAAAGTGATCACTAACCGCAACAACCGTTATACGGACAGTAAGTTCGGTTTCAATAACTACACTACCACACTTGGTTTCAAACACCTTTTTGCAGAACCTAACAGGGAACTCACTGCAGATGTGTCACTGAACCTCAGCAACAATAACCGCGGCGGCGGATTCATCACACAACCGCTCAACCTGAGCGGAGAACCTGTTGGCAATCGTTTTGCACAGACCAACAACAGTGATGGTAAAACTAATTTCTATTCCTTCCAGGCAGATTACGTAGACCCTGTTGGTAAAACCGGCAAATTCGAAACCGGTATCAAAGGAACCATGCGTTACTACAGCAGTGTGTATGATGTGTTTGATGCCAACAATGGCAATCCTGTAAGGATAGACAGTATTTCCAACGACTATAAATACGATGAGCAGATCTACGCTGCTTATGCAAACTATTCAAACACCATTCAGAATTTCGGTTACCAGGTAGGTTTACGTGCAGAACAATATGTATACGCAGGAGAAATACCCAGTAAATCACTGAAGTATAAACCTACTAAACCAGTGCCGGGCCTCTTCCCCAGCGTGTACTTATCCTACAAACTGAAAAAGGAACAGGAAGTACAGCTGAACTATTCCCGCCGCGTGAACCGTCCGAACTTCTTCCAGTTAATACCTTACCGCGATTTCACGGATCCGCTGAACCACCGGGAAGGTAATCCTGATCTGAAGCCGGAGTATACCAACAGTCTTGAATTCTCTTATATGAAAACATGGAAGAAACACAACTTCCTGGGTTCATTATACTATCGCAATACCAACAACCTGATCAGCACCATCAACGAACCTATTACACCGGGCAATGATACTTTGCTGACCACATTTGTGAATGCGAACAAGAACTTCTCTTACGGTGCAGAACTCACTATGAAGAATGAGATCATCACCGGCTGGTCTGTTACCACCAACGTGAACCTCTATCAAACAGAGCTGCAGGTAAGGAATGCGAAAGAAAATTATACTAACCGCGGATTCAGCTGGCTCGCAAAGATCAACTCTGAAACTAAACTGCCGGCTAACTTTACCTTCCAGGTAACGGCCAATTACCAGGCACCTACCATTACGGTTCCTTCCGGTGGCGGTGGCGGCGGCCGTGGTGGCGGAGGCGGCGGTGGCGGCTTCATGATGATCCCCACTTCTGCACAGGGTATGATCAAAGGATTAAGTGCGGTAGACCTTGCAGTAAGGAAAGACTTTTTGAAGAACAAAGCAGCCAGCCTTACCCTCAGCCTGAGCGATGTATTCAATACCCGCCAGTTTGAGATGGACCAGGAATCACCTTACTTTTCCCAGAACTTCATCCGTAAACGTGAATCACGTATTCTGAAACTGAACTTCAGTTACCGCTTCGGGAAGTTTGACGCTACTTTATTCAAACGTAAGAACAACAAGACCAGCGCTGATGGTATGCAAATGGATACCGGCGGAGGATTCTGA
- a CDS encoding arabinose isomerase: protein MNIGLFGIGLEEYWNQFSGLQERLSNNLLYIQQRLEKIHPRVLNLGLVDNTDKAFEAGTRLRTGDVDLIFIYVSTYALSSTVMTVLRNHRAPVVLLNLSPGNAINYDAFNKMNDTTQMTGEWLAYCSACPVPELANVFKRTGVRFHQITGVLQNDICWEEIGDWVEAAKVAHTMNYNRLGCMGHYYSGMMDIYSDLTLQYKYFGGHMELLEVDELSALRRDVTNKQAEDRIKEFYQEFDMQPNCDPEEIRKAAVTSVALDVLTSRYKLGSMAYYYKGTGIPENKETIATIIVGNSLLTSKGIPVAGEYEIKNAQAMKIMDSFGCGGSFSEYYAVDYNDDVVLLGHDGPAHIRIAEGKIKVKPLGVYHGKVGNGLSVEMSVKQGPVTLLSIVENDRNELFFLVAEAESVAGPILEIGNTNSRYRFSCGAKEFINRWNSQGPAHHCAIGTGHMYHKLEKLAHLLNMNIVKVC, encoded by the coding sequence ATGAACATAGGACTGTTTGGCATAGGGCTGGAGGAATACTGGAATCAGTTCAGCGGATTACAGGAACGCCTGAGCAATAACCTGCTCTATATCCAGCAAAGACTGGAGAAAATCCATCCACGTGTATTGAACCTTGGCCTCGTAGATAATACAGATAAAGCCTTTGAAGCCGGCACCCGTTTGCGTACAGGAGATGTTGACCTCATCTTCATTTATGTGTCCACCTACGCCCTCTCCTCCACAGTGATGACAGTACTCAGGAACCACCGCGCACCCGTAGTACTTTTAAATCTCTCTCCTGGTAATGCCATCAATTATGATGCATTCAATAAAATGAACGATACCACGCAGATGACGGGTGAATGGCTGGCCTATTGTTCTGCCTGCCCCGTTCCTGAACTGGCCAATGTATTCAAAAGAACAGGTGTACGTTTTCACCAGATCACCGGCGTACTGCAAAATGATATATGCTGGGAAGAGATCGGAGACTGGGTGGAAGCGGCGAAAGTAGCACATACCATGAACTACAACCGCCTGGGCTGCATGGGCCATTATTACAGCGGTATGATGGATATCTACAGCGATCTCACCCTCCAGTACAAATACTTCGGCGGGCATATGGAACTGCTGGAAGTAGATGAGCTATCTGCTCTCCGCAGAGATGTGACCAATAAACAGGCAGAAGACAGGATAAAGGAATTCTACCAGGAATTTGATATGCAGCCCAACTGCGATCCCGAAGAGATCAGGAAAGCAGCCGTTACCAGCGTGGCACTGGATGTATTAACCAGCAGGTATAAATTGGGTTCCATGGCCTACTACTATAAAGGCACCGGCATCCCGGAAAATAAAGAGACCATTGCCACTATCATTGTGGGCAATTCCCTTTTAACTTCCAAAGGTATTCCGGTAGCAGGTGAGTATGAGATCAAGAATGCCCAGGCCATGAAGATCATGGACAGCTTTGGTTGCGGCGGATCTTTCTCTGAATATTATGCCGTGGATTATAATGATGATGTAGTACTCCTGGGGCATGATGGCCCTGCGCATATCAGGATCGCGGAAGGCAAGATCAAAGTGAAACCTTTAGGGGTTTATCATGGCAAGGTAGGCAACGGGCTTTCTGTTGAGATGTCTGTTAAACAAGGCCCCGTTACTTTACTTTCTATCGTGGAAAACGATCGTAATGAATTGTTCTTCCTGGTGGCAGAAGCTGAATCTGTGGCAGGCCCTATCCTGGAGATAGGCAATACCAATAGCCGTTACCGTTTCTCCTGTGGCGCAAAGGAATTTATTAACCGCTGGAACAGCCAGGGCCCCGCGCATCACTGTGCAATAGGAACAGGGCATATGTATCATAAGCTGGAAAAACTGGCGCATCTCCTGAACATGAACATTGTAAAGGTCTGCTAA
- a CDS encoding AraC family transcriptional regulator — MKNFSKYFTITSAEERWGLYLTTTGFTRIEPAAAKTYPANKEHPSSYSLTWKSGRVLKEFQLVYITAGNGVFESSQVPLRNIDGGTCFLLYPGTWHRYKPLETSGWTEYWIGFKGYYPEQLMRKGFFQEDKPVIDLGIDEEVLILFQKLFMAVDQAQPGYPQVMSAMLMEIFARIHTRTYYDVQHKGQDENLVVRAKFLMREAIEESNNIEDIIKDLPVSYSKFRKVFKQVTGESPNQYYLNLRLKKAMTLLDATHLSVNEIAYQTGFESVFYFSKLFKKKNGLSPSAWREQKKAD, encoded by the coding sequence ATGAAGAACTTTTCGAAATATTTCACGATCACGTCTGCGGAAGAACGATGGGGATTATATCTCACCACAACAGGTTTTACCCGGATAGAACCTGCTGCTGCCAAAACGTATCCGGCTAATAAAGAACATCCATCCAGTTATTCACTCACCTGGAAGTCCGGCCGTGTGCTGAAGGAATTCCAGCTGGTATACATTACGGCAGGCAACGGCGTCTTTGAATCTTCGCAGGTGCCTTTGCGGAATATAGACGGCGGCACCTGCTTTCTGCTGTACCCCGGTACCTGGCACCGCTACAAACCACTGGAAACTTCCGGCTGGACGGAGTACTGGATCGGGTTCAAAGGTTATTACCCGGAGCAACTGATGCGGAAAGGTTTTTTCCAGGAAGATAAACCGGTGATAGACCTGGGCATCGATGAAGAAGTACTGATCCTGTTCCAGAAGTTATTCATGGCGGTAGACCAGGCGCAGCCCGGTTATCCGCAGGTAATGTCCGCTATGCTGATGGAGATCTTTGCGCGGATCCATACCCGCACGTATTATGATGTGCAGCATAAGGGACAGGATGAAAACCTGGTGGTAAGAGCTAAGTTCCTGATGCGGGAAGCCATTGAAGAATCCAACAACATCGAAGATATCATTAAAGACCTGCCGGTGAGTTATTCCAAATTCAGGAAAGTGTTCAAACAGGTGACGGGTGAATCGCCCAATCAGTATTACCTGAACCTTCGCCTGAAAAAAGCAATGACCCTGCTGGATGCCACACACCTCTCTGTGAATGAAATAGCTTACCAAACGGGTTTTGAATCCGTGTTCTATTTTTCAAAGCTCTTCAAGAAAAAGAACGGGCTTTCTCCCTCTGCCTGGCGGGAGCAAAAGAAGGCGGATTAG
- a CDS encoding SGNH/GDSL hydrolase family protein: MKKIQLICCLLFLSGLVSAQVNREEYLKDIKLELVKEWPKNRTINLVFHGHSVPSGYFRTPQVNTLDAYPQLVLKALKATYPHAVINVIVTAIGGENSVNGEKRFEKDVLIHQPDVLFIDYALNDRGPGLEAAKAAWEKMIRAALAKGIKVILLSPSADLSENIQSADAPLAKHTKQIREMADAFKVGFSDSYSQFKAVQPLKDYMSQGNHPNKEGHELIAKEIVRWFK; the protein is encoded by the coding sequence ATGAAAAAGATACAACTTATTTGCTGCCTCCTGTTCTTATCAGGCCTGGTTTCAGCACAGGTAAACAGGGAAGAATATCTCAAAGATATTAAATTAGAACTGGTAAAAGAATGGCCGAAGAACAGGACCATCAACCTTGTATTCCATGGCCACTCTGTTCCTTCCGGTTACTTCAGAACACCGCAGGTGAACACGCTGGATGCATATCCGCAACTGGTACTGAAAGCATTAAAGGCAACATACCCGCATGCCGTGATCAATGTGATTGTAACAGCTATCGGCGGCGAAAACAGTGTAAACGGAGAGAAACGTTTTGAGAAAGATGTACTCATCCATCAACCGGATGTACTGTTCATTGACTATGCCCTGAACGACAGAGGGCCGGGGCTGGAAGCAGCCAAAGCTGCCTGGGAGAAAATGATACGCGCTGCATTGGCAAAAGGGATCAAAGTGATCCTGCTCTCTCCTTCTGCAGACCTTTCTGAAAATATTCAAAGTGCTGATGCGCCACTGGCCAAACATACAAAGCAGATCCGGGAAATGGCCGATGCGTTCAAGGTAGGTTTTTCTGACAGCTACAGCCAGTTCAAAGCAGTGCAACCGCTTAAAGATTACATGTCCCAGGGGAATCACCCTAATAAAGAAGGCCACGAACTGATCGCAAAAGAGATCGTCCGATGGTTTAAATAA
- a CDS encoding glycosyl hydrolase → MQKLATTFYCICMLMIMQGKAQTFTQLQKQFTAPGREYGSAPLWVWNTKITKKEIDLMLQDFKDKAFGGVMVHPRPGLITSYLSNEWFDLFQYTVAKGKALGLDVWIYDENSYPSGFAGGHVPDQMPESYNQGQMLQITKTDTFPKDTKYLFVCVQEVNGSFKDVTSQMQELRGKTGRFYLFHKRYYSKSGWYGGFSYVDLMVKGVTEKFLEVTMKGYEKVAGNEFGKTVKGLFSDEPGIQAEYPNTVRWTPDLFNTFQQKWGYPLQPNLPSLFEEVGDWKKVRHNFYQTLLDLFIDRWSKPMYNYMEKHNMPWTGHYWEHGWPNPEHGPDNMAMYAWHQQPGIDMLFNQFNETSPGAQFGNIRSVKELASVANQLNKKRTLSETYGGGGWDLTYKDLKRLGDWEYVLGVNFLNQHLSFMTISGARKGDYPQSFSYHNPWWQHYATLNNYYTRLSFALSQGQQRNDILVIEPTTTAWSYAIHGKNHPHLGEIGNAFQAFVTKLEKAQVEYDLGSEYIIKEHGKVQNGKFVVGQRAYSTVVIPPGMENIDGPTHKLLKAYADQGGKVLLYEKLQTLDGAASNALAFGEVHNSLDTKIFPSKDFAISFTGGNLFHHRRTFADGQLIFLANSGMESAATGQLQLKGKDVLLMDLFTGTVYDYPAQSSASGLTIDFNVPAAGSMLLFVADKQQPGFPAWPVKGTATTVSTGIAKAVRPAANTLMIDFADVAFGDTLLKENHVTNATDVLFKKYNYTSGNPWNHEVQFKDRLVAKDTFTTHTGYTATYRFEIDENVPFNKFTAVIEHPELWNKILVNGKAVQPVKGKWWLDRSFGVLEIGALLKTGENTLTLSITPMSIYAEIEPVYILGDFNLAAAAKGFRIIPPQPLQLGSWKEQGLPLYGQSISYKKELSVANTGQQYEVVLGAWKGTVAEVKVNGIKAGIIFTDPNALNITKYLKKGTNQVEVIVTGSFKNLLGPHHNNPKPGIASPWHWRNIKAYPSGKDYDLYDYGLIEDFRIMQYK, encoded by the coding sequence ATGCAAAAGCTTGCGACCACGTTCTACTGCATCTGTATGTTGATGATCATGCAGGGGAAAGCACAAACATTTACTCAACTGCAAAAACAATTCACTGCACCCGGCAGGGAATATGGCAGCGCACCTTTATGGGTATGGAATACAAAAATAACAAAGAAGGAAATAGACCTGATGCTGCAGGATTTTAAAGACAAAGCATTCGGTGGGGTAATGGTACATCCGCGCCCGGGCCTCATCACTTCTTACCTCTCCAACGAATGGTTCGATCTTTTCCAGTACACTGTAGCCAAAGGCAAAGCCCTTGGGCTTGATGTATGGATCTATGACGAGAACTCCTACCCCTCCGGTTTCGCAGGAGGGCATGTGCCTGATCAGATGCCGGAATCCTATAACCAGGGCCAAATGCTGCAGATCACTAAAACAGATACCTTTCCAAAGGATACAAAATATCTCTTTGTTTGCGTACAGGAAGTGAATGGCAGCTTTAAAGATGTAACATCGCAGATGCAGGAACTCAGAGGTAAAACCGGCAGGTTCTACCTGTTCCATAAAAGATACTACAGCAAATCCGGCTGGTATGGCGGCTTCAGTTATGTGGACCTGATGGTGAAAGGTGTAACAGAAAAATTCCTGGAAGTAACCATGAAAGGATACGAGAAAGTAGCCGGCAACGAATTCGGCAAAACCGTTAAAGGCCTTTTCTCCGATGAACCCGGCATACAGGCAGAATATCCCAACACCGTACGCTGGACACCTGATCTCTTCAATACCTTTCAGCAGAAATGGGGATATCCCTTACAACCGAACCTCCCCTCCTTATTTGAAGAGGTGGGAGACTGGAAAAAAGTAAGACATAACTTCTATCAAACCCTGCTGGACCTCTTCATTGACCGCTGGTCCAAACCCATGTACAATTACATGGAAAAGCACAACATGCCCTGGACAGGTCACTACTGGGAACATGGCTGGCCTAATCCTGAACACGGCCCTGATAACATGGCCATGTATGCCTGGCATCAGCAACCGGGTATAGACATGCTGTTCAACCAGTTCAATGAAACAAGCCCCGGCGCACAATTCGGCAACATCCGCTCTGTAAAGGAATTAGCCAGCGTTGCCAATCAGCTGAACAAAAAAAGAACACTGAGTGAAACCTATGGCGGCGGCGGCTGGGACCTTACCTACAAAGACCTTAAACGCCTGGGAGACTGGGAATATGTACTGGGCGTGAATTTCCTCAACCAACACCTTTCCTTTATGACCATCTCCGGTGCAAGGAAAGGAGATTACCCGCAATCTTTCTCTTATCATAATCCCTGGTGGCAACACTACGCCACGCTGAATAATTATTACACCCGTTTGTCTTTCGCCCTGTCACAAGGCCAGCAGCGGAACGATATACTCGTTATAGAACCTACCACCACTGCATGGTCCTACGCCATTCACGGCAAAAACCATCCGCACCTCGGAGAGATAGGCAATGCTTTCCAGGCCTTTGTAACTAAGCTGGAAAAAGCACAGGTGGAATACGACCTGGGATCAGAATACATTATCAAAGAGCATGGGAAAGTACAGAACGGAAAATTTGTAGTAGGCCAAAGGGCTTACAGCACCGTGGTGATCCCGCCCGGTATGGAAAATATAGACGGCCCCACTCACAAATTATTAAAAGCATATGCAGATCAGGGCGGTAAAGTATTGCTGTACGAAAAACTGCAAACACTGGATGGTGCAGCCAGTAATGCACTGGCTTTCGGGGAAGTACACAACTCCCTTGATACAAAGATCTTTCCCTCAAAAGATTTTGCTATCAGCTTCACTGGCGGCAACCTCTTTCATCACCGCAGGACCTTTGCAGACGGCCAGCTGATCTTCCTGGCCAACTCCGGTATGGAAAGCGCAGCTACAGGGCAATTGCAGCTGAAAGGAAAAGATGTGCTGCTGATGGACCTTTTCACGGGCACAGTATATGACTATCCTGCACAAAGTTCCGCCAGTGGTCTCACGATTGATTTCAATGTTCCCGCTGCCGGCAGTATGTTATTGTTTGTTGCAGATAAACAACAGCCAGGTTTCCCTGCATGGCCTGTTAAAGGAACAGCCACCACTGTAAGCACAGGCATCGCTAAAGCTGTACGCCCCGCTGCCAATACACTCATGATCGATTTTGCAGATGTTGCATTCGGGGATACGCTGCTGAAGGAAAATCATGTGACCAATGCTACAGATGTGCTCTTCAAAAAATACAATTATACCAGCGGCAATCCCTGGAACCATGAGGTGCAATTTAAAGACCGCCTGGTAGCAAAAGATACTTTCACTACCCATACCGGTTACACTGCCACCTATCGTTTTGAAATAGATGAAAATGTACCTTTTAATAAGTTCACTGCCGTTATAGAACATCCTGAACTATGGAATAAGATCCTCGTGAACGGCAAAGCAGTACAACCCGTAAAAGGCAAATGGTGGCTGGACAGGTCGTTTGGCGTACTGGAGATAGGTGCTTTACTGAAAACAGGCGAAAACACCCTTACGCTTTCCATCACACCCATGAGCATTTATGCAGAGATAGAACCCGTATATATCCTGGGAGACTTTAACCTGGCCGCAGCAGCGAAAGGCTTTAGGATTATACCGCCGCAGCCATTACAATTGGGCAGCTGGAAAGAACAGGGCCTTCCTTTATACGGGCAAAGCATCAGCTATAAAAAGGAGTTATCAGTAGCCAATACAGGCCAGCAATATGAAGTGGTGCTGGGAGCATGGAAAGGTACCGTGGCAGAAGTAAAAGTGAATGGTATAAAAGCAGGTATTATATTTACGGATCCCAATGCATTGAACATCACAAAGTATCTGAAGAAAGGAACAAACCAGGTGGAAGTGATTGTGACAGGTAGCTTCAAGAACCTGCTGGGACCACATCACAATAACCCTAAACCCGGGATAGCAAGCCCCTGGCATTGGCGGAACATCAAAGCATATCCTTCCGGCAAGGATTACGATCTATATGATTATGGCCTGATAGAAGATTTCAGGATCATGCAATACAAATAA